One segment of Macrotis lagotis isolate mMagLag1 chromosome 1, bilby.v1.9.chrom.fasta, whole genome shotgun sequence DNA contains the following:
- the CD164L2 gene encoding CD164 sialomucin-like 2 protein, protein MAPPGPRGLRAALCSSCCCLLLWAQLATAGRGGRGLGRRGLLRLNIWGSAAAAAECKQLESCRRCVEGERARNLSGCVWEHCGGEEPGHGRCVAQEERVKEGCSIYNHTALCPAVPQSPTQEPKAFTSGSPTTLPPLDSHTPGFDGASFIGGIVLVLSLQAVTFFLIRFVRAKDSTYQTL, encoded by the exons ATGGCACCGCCAGGGCCCCGAGGCCTCCGGGCTGCCCTCTGCAGTAGCTGCTGCTGCCTCCTGCTTTGGGCCCAGCTCGCCACAGCcg GTAGAGGAGGCAGAGGTTTGGGCAGAAGGGGTCTGCTCCGCCTTAACATCTGGggctctgctgctgctgctgccgaaTGCAAACAACTGGAATCCTGCAGGCGCTGCGTGGAGGGGGAGCGTGCTCGAAACCTCTCAGGctgtgtgtgggagcactgtgGGGGTGAGGAGCCAG gACATGGGCGCTGTGTAGCTCAGGAAGAGAGGGTCAAGGAAGGTTGCTCTATCTATAACCACACAGCTCTTTGTCCAG CTGTTCCACAGTCACCCACCCAGGAACCAAAGGCATTCACATCAG GCAGTCCTACCACTCTCCCACCTCTGGATTCCCACACACCCGGATTTGATGGGGCCAGCTTCATTGGGGGCATTGTGCTAGTGCTGAGTCTACAGGCTGTAACCTTCTTCCTCATCCGTTTTGTCCGGGCCAAGGACAGCACCTATCAGACGCTGTAA